TAGGGCTTGACCTGGCACTCGACGGGGGTTTCCCCAGAGGAACGACGATAATCGCAGTCGGTACGGCCATAAACGGCCTGAACCTCTTCGCCGGGCAGTTCTGGAAAGGGGAGGGCGGGACGTCCGAAGAGGGGTGCTACCTCATGCTTGACGCCGAACCACAGGAGGGCATGACCGATCTGCAGGGCGTCGATCCCGAACAGTTCACCGATCTCATGCACGGCCAGCGGGTCGTGGTCGACTCCCTTTCCTCCGTGATTCTGGCATACGGCATCGAAAAGGCCCTCGGACTCGTCAGGAAGGCGTCGGTGTTCGCCGTGAAGCATGAGGCAAACGTGCTTTTCCTCCTCTACGCAGGCATTCACGCCCCGGAAGACGAAATTCGGATTTTCAGGGCGGCGGACGGCATCCTCGACCTCAAACAGACGATCGAGGGCTCGGAGGTCGAGCGCAAGATGGGGATCTTCAAGATGAAGGGGCTCGACCTGCCGCGCCAGCTCGTGCCCTACAACATCACCGCCGAAGGGCTCGAACTCTCGACAACAAAGCGCGTGGTGTGAGAGAGGAGGACGGCACCCCCACACTCAGGGGTCAAAGGACCGTCAGGATCCGGCCCTTATTTTTCGGCACGATCCGCCCGGAGGGGGGCGGGGAGAGACGGCAGACCGGCACGCACCGGGAATACGACCGGGTGCGGGATCACCCCGCGTAAAACCCGGAAAAAGGCTCTTCACTACTGTGTGTGGGTAGCCCTGATATCTTCATTTGACTCCTCTCAGGCGACACGGGATAATCGGCTGACCTCACGAAGCAGGTCGCGATTGAGAAGGCGAGGAGTGTTTCCAGATGAAAAGGAGTTGATCCCCTGTGCTGGTGCCTGGGGGCTGGCTTGCCCCGCTGATCTGCGATAGGGGGGATGGGCGTAATCCCTCAGGATACCGTGTGTGCCTTCCCGGTCCAATCGTGCGCGGGGGTCCGGGGGTGCAACCCCCGGCGTGCAGTGTGGGGAAGGCGGTTGATCGATAGGCACGTGTGAAAGCGTTACCCACATGAAACAGCGAAGAGCCCGGAAAAAATAGTTTACAGGTCGGCCCGCACAGATGCAGCCGCCTTCACCATATTGGACAGCTTTCCGAAGGCGACGTCACGCTCAAGCATCCGCAGCCCGCAGTCAGGGTCGATGAGCATGTTCTCGGCGCCGAAGATCTCGACCCCTTTTCTGATCCGCTTTTCGATCGTCTCCACGCTCTCGACACCGGGGTCGGCCGAGGCGACGCAGCCGTACCCGATCAGCCGCCCTTTCAGGTCCTTTTCCGAGAGCACTTCGAGGTTCTCGGGGTTCTCCGAGAACTCGAAGTCCAGGACCGAAACCTGCGTCTTCAGGATATCGTCGATCGCCTCGCCGATATTGCCGCAGACATGCATGCACGAGGGGATCCGAAGCACCGAGGCGATCATGTTCACCGCCTGGCGCCCGACCACCAGGTCGGCGGCGCCGGTCGAGAGGATCGGTTCGTCGATCTGGACCATTGCCACGCCGGCCTCTTCGAGCGCCCTGGCCTCGGAGGCGAGGGCCTGCGCAAGGTCCAGGACCAGTTCGTCCCGCCCCCGGTAGATCGGGGTCTCGATCCGCAATCCGTGGGCGAGGGTCGATGGCCCGGTGACGATCCCTTTCACCTTCGGGTGCCTGGAGAGGGCGTATTTCGTATCGGTGACGGTGAGCGGCCGTTCAGGCGCTTCGACGCGGCCGATCACCTTCTGCGCCCTGATCCCCGGGAGACGGGAGACGAAGACGGTGATCATGTCGCCGCGCACCTGCCCGTCCGAGATGATGTCGATCCCGGCCTTTATCTGGTCGGCGACGGCGGCCTCGACCGCCCCGTGAAGGGGGTCGAGGAGACCTTTGAGGCCGCCCGCCTTCACGACCGGATAGCTCCCGACGACGGTCGTCGGCAGGAGGCGGGTGATCACGGTCATGGAACGACTCTGTGCCGGTCACGCGGGAAGAGCACGGCTTCCCTGATGTTCTGGAGGCCGAGCATCGTCATGACGAGGCGCTCCATCCCGAGGCCCCAGCCGGCGTGCGGCGGCATGCCGTACGCAAATGGCTGGAGGTAGAACTCGAAACTATCCGGGTTCAGCCCCTTCGCCTCGATCTGCCTGACCAGGAGGTCGTGCTGGTGGACACGCTGGGCGCCCGAGGAGAGCTCCATCCTTGGATGCATCATATCGAAAGACTTGCTGATGGAGGGGTCGTTCTCGTACGGCATGGCGTAGTACGGCCTGATCGCACTCGGCCAGTCGACGACGAAGTAATGCTCCCCCATCTCCTCGCCGATCGCCCGCTCCGCCGGGGTGGAGAGGTCGTCGCCGTAGGCGATCGGCTCCTCGATCTTCCGTGCAGCGATCTCGATCGCCTCAGCATAGGGCAGCCGCGGGAAGGGGGTCTTCGGGATCTCGAACTCGATGCCGATATCGGCGATGGCGTCGGCGCAATGGTCGGCGACGGCGGCATACTGGAAGGCGACAAGGTCCTCGAGGATATTCATCACATCGTTGTGGTCGGCGAACGAAACCTCGATATCGATCGAAGTGGCCTCGTTGAGGTGCCTGACGGTGTTGTGCTCCTCGGCCCGGAAGATCGGCCCGATCTCAAAGACCTTCTCGAACCCGGCGGCCATCATCATCTGCTTGTAGAGCTGCGGGCTCTGGTTGAGAAACGCCTCCTTCTCGAAGTAGGCGATCGGGAAGAGTTCGGTCCCGCCTTCGGTGGCGGCGGCGACGATCTTCGGGGAGGTGATGTTATAGAAGCCGCGCTGCGTGAAAAACTCGTAGGCGGCGGTGGTGACCGTGCTCCTGACCTTGAAGACCGCCGCCACGCGGGGCTTTCTCACGTCGAGGAACCGGGCGTCGAGACGGGTGTCGAGGTCGGCCGGCACCTTCTCGACCACGTCGAGGGGGAGCGGGCTTGCACAGGGGGCGACGATCTCGAAAGTCTCGGGGTTGAGCTCGCGGCCGCCGGGCGCCTTGTCGATCGCCTTCACGGTCCCGGCGACCCGGACGACCGACTCTCTCGAAACCGCTTTTGCGGCTTCAAGAACCGCAGCCGGAGCCTTCTTCTTGACGATGGTGACCTGGATGATCCCGGTCCGGTCGCGGATCAAAAAGAAGGTGAGACCGCCAAGGTCGCGGACCTCATGGACCCAGCCGGCGACTTCGGCACGCTCAATATCGGGGGTTACCTCACTGATCGGAATGCGCATGTACTAATCCTGTATTTATTGGAGGGGAGGGGTTATGGGTTTTACTATGAAGATCAGGAGAGAACGCCCGGGATCATCTGCCGAAATTCTCCCGGCGCCGCAGGAACTGCCTGACGTTCTCCGAGTCCACCCAGCCGCGGTCGAGGCGGGCGATGATATCGTCGATCAGGTAGGACAACCGCAGGATCTGCCCGGCCGCGGGATCATCCATCATCGCCGCAAGCCCGACGATCCCCTGCAGCGGGTTTCTGATATGGTCGCCGAGGACGGCGAACTGCTCGATATTCCGCTCCAGCTGCTCGTAGGCCCGGCGTTTCATCTCCTCCACGACCTTCTGGTCGCTGATGTCCCGGCAGATGAGCATCAGGCAGAGCAGACAGCCTTTTTCGTCCTTCACCCGGGAGCCCGAGATAGAGAGATCGAAGACCTGCCCGTCGAGCCTCTGCCCCTGGAACTCGGCGTGGAGCGACGGCCCATGGGTAAGCGGCCTCAGGACAGAAAGCGCCCCGTCGGGGTCTGTCAGAAACGCCTGGAATGCGCGGCCGTTCAGCGCCCCGGGCGATGCGCATCCGAAGATCTCGCCGGCGGCGCGGTTGGCGTAGATGATCCGCCCCTCAAGATCCAGGATCAGAATGCCGTCGGTCGATGACTCGAGGGCGCTCTCCTTGATCCGCAGCTCGCGCTCGGCCTCCTGGCGCTCGGTGATGTCCCGCGCCACGGCGACGGCATAGAGGTTCCCGCCGAACCTGACCAGTTTCAGGGTGATCTCCACCGGGATCGGGTCCCCGGTCGATCTGAGCAGTGAGGTGACCAGCGGCCCGGGCATCTTTTTCTCTCTCGCGCTGCTGTCCATGAAGGCGTAGATGCGGCCGCGATCGGCCGGGACGATCAGGTCGAGGAAATATGCGCCGAAAACGGCCGACCTCGTAAAACCCGACTGCTCCCATGCAGACCTGCTGGCATCGACCACCACGCCGGAGACGGCGTCGATCAGGAAAATGGCATCGTGACTCTGGTCGAGCAGCGCCCTGAACCGTTCGAGATCGCCCATCCGCTCCTGCAGCTCGGGATAATAACTCTTGTGAACCGACCGCTCGCCAAGCCCGATGATCCGTTCCCGGAGGGCCTCGCGGTCAGGGAGTTCAGAACGCCGCTTCATAGATCCTGCCGATATCTTCGAGCGTTATGTCTTTCGGGTTCGTCGCCAGACAGGGGTCGGCGATCGCCCTGGCGGCAAGCGACGGTATGTCTGAGCGCTCGCAACCGGCGTCGGCGATCGTCCCGGCGATCCCGAGCGAGGACCGAAACGCCCTGATCCTGGAGACGAGCGCCTCTTTCCCGCCGTCCGCAGGCGCCTGCATGATCCGGCCGATCTCGTCGTAGCGATCCGGCGCCGCGGCGTAGTTGAACGCAACCACCGATTCCAGAAGAAGGGCGTTCGCCAGCCCATGGGAGAGATCGAGATACCCGCCGAGGGCGTGCGCCAGGGCGTGAACGGCGCCGAGACTGGCATTGGAGAACGCCAGGCCCGCATGGAGCGAGGCCATCATGGTGCCGAAGCGGGCGTCGATATCGTCCGGGCGTTCCACGGCGACGGGAAGGGAGCGGACGATGAGGTCGATCGCCTTCCTGGCATGGAGATCGGTCACCGGCGAACTGGCATTGGAGACATAGGCCTCGATCGCATGGCTGAACACGTCCATGCCGCAGTTCA
Above is a window of Methanofollis tationis DNA encoding:
- a CDS encoding RAD55 family ATPase; the encoded protein is MGRVDRANRRTTGLVGLDLALDGGFPRGTTIIAVGTAINGLNLFAGQFWKGEGGTSEEGCYLMLDAEPQEGMTDLQGVDPEQFTDLMHGQRVVVDSLSSVILAYGIEKALGLVRKASVFAVKHEANVLFLLYAGIHAPEDEIRIFRAADGILDLKQTIEGSEVERKMGIFKMKGLDLPRQLVPYNITAEGLELSTTKRVV
- a CDS encoding methionine synthase — its product is MTVITRLLPTTVVGSYPVVKAGGLKGLLDPLHGAVEAAVADQIKAGIDIISDGQVRGDMITVFVSRLPGIRAQKVIGRVEAPERPLTVTDTKYALSRHPKVKGIVTGPSTLAHGLRIETPIYRGRDELVLDLAQALASEARALEEAGVAMVQIDEPILSTGAADLVVGRQAVNMIASVLRIPSCMHVCGNIGEAIDDILKTQVSVLDFEFSENPENLEVLSEKDLKGRLIGYGCVASADPGVESVETIEKRIRKGVEIFGAENMLIDPDCGLRMLERDVAFGKLSNMVKAAASVRADL
- the aspS gene encoding aspartate--tRNA(Asn) ligase, coding for MRIPISEVTPDIERAEVAGWVHEVRDLGGLTFFLIRDRTGIIQVTIVKKKAPAAVLEAAKAVSRESVVRVAGTVKAIDKAPGGRELNPETFEIVAPCASPLPLDVVEKVPADLDTRLDARFLDVRKPRVAAVFKVRSTVTTAAYEFFTQRGFYNITSPKIVAAATEGGTELFPIAYFEKEAFLNQSPQLYKQMMMAAGFEKVFEIGPIFRAEEHNTVRHLNEATSIDIEVSFADHNDVMNILEDLVAFQYAAVADHCADAIADIGIEFEIPKTPFPRLPYAEAIEIAARKIEEPIAYGDDLSTPAERAIGEEMGEHYFVVDWPSAIRPYYAMPYENDPSISKSFDMMHPRMELSSGAQRVHQHDLLVRQIEAKGLNPDSFEFYLQPFAYGMPPHAGWGLGMERLVMTMLGLQNIREAVLFPRDRHRVVP
- a CDS encoding PAS domain S-box protein, with the protein product MKRRSELPDREALRERIIGLGERSVHKSYYPELQERMGDLERFRALLDQSHDAIFLIDAVSGVVVDASRSAWEQSGFTRSAVFGAYFLDLIVPADRGRIYAFMDSSAREKKMPGPLVTSLLRSTGDPIPVEITLKLVRFGGNLYAVAVARDITERQEAERELRIKESALESSTDGILILDLEGRIIYANRAAGEIFGCASPGALNGRAFQAFLTDPDGALSVLRPLTHGPSLHAEFQGQRLDGQVFDLSISGSRVKDEKGCLLCLMLICRDISDQKVVEEMKRRAYEQLERNIEQFAVLGDHIRNPLQGIVGLAAMMDDPAAGQILRLSYLIDDIIARLDRGWVDSENVRQFLRRRENFGR